From bacterium:
GCATAAGGACGCCTGGTACGAGCTGGGATATTGCTACGATTTTTCCGATCAGCTGAAAGACTCACTGCGCTGTTATGATCGCGCGATCGATCTCGCTCCCTTCAACGCCAATGCCTGGTACAACCGGGGAATTATTCTCAACCGCATGGGTGCCTGGCGACGTGCGCTCGATTCCTACGACTATGCGCTGGCGATCGAGGAGGAATTCGCTTCTGCCTGGTACAACCGCGGCAACACCTGCGCGAACCTGCGCTGGTTTCCCGAAGCCATCTCGTGCTTCAGGAAGACTATCGAACTCGAGCCCAACGACATGCACGCATGGCATAACCTTGGCAACGCGCTCGAGGAGTCGGAGCGCTACAGCGAAGCCGTGCAGGCATATACGCGTGCGATCACACTGGCACCGCATAACGCCGATTCCATTTACGGACGCGGCAGCGCCTTCGAGTCGCTCAATGATTTCGAAAACGCACTGCTCGACTATACAATGGCCGTGCGGCTTTCACCCGATGCGCTGGACGTCTGGTACGCGAAGGCGGATGTCGAGTTTGAGCTCGGCCGCTTCGAAGACGCCATCACAAGTTTCAGCAATGTGCTGCGCATCGAGCCGCAGAATGCCACCGCCTGGGTGGATTTTGCTGAAATCAATCTCGAAGCGGGGAAATATGACGAATGCGTCCTGGCAGCCGGGAAAGCGGTGGAGCTGGGAGACCGCCTGCCCGAGGCGTATTTTTTCCTCGCCCAGGCACATCTGCTGCGAAACGACGATGGCAGTGCCAATGACGCGCTCGACCGTCTGCAGCATATCGCACCGGATGGAAAGGATTCTGACGGAAATCCTCTGCCGGCGCTCCGTTCCGATCACTTCCCCATGCTGCCGTTTACAGGCAGGAAAGGAGAATGAGGATGCGTTTTACCCTCATCGCTGTTGGACTCGCGACTATCGCGGTCGCCGCATTGCTGTGGCCCACGGCAGGCAGCAACCTTGCGGCCGATGACGTGGACTGGCTCGGTTACGGTGATGCCGTCGCGCGCGCCGGGAAGGAAAACAAGACGGTGCTTGTCGACGTCTACACCGACTGGTGCGGCTGGTGCAAGAAGATGGACCGCGATGTGTACGGCGATTCTGATGTGCAGAAATACCTGGCGGAATATTATGTCGCTGCCAAGCTGGATGCGGAATCCGCCACCACGCATAACGTGCAGGGGAAAAAAGCCACCGAACGGGAAATTGCCCGTGCGTACGGTGTAACGGGATATCCCGCGACGATTTTTCTCAACGAGAAAGGCGAGACCATCACCATTCTCTCCGGCTATGTCCAGAAAGAACGCTTCCTGCTCGTTCTCGAATACATTCATGAACGCATCTACGAACACCAGGGCTGGGAAGATTTCCTCTCCTCCCGCGACAAGTGAAATCTCCCGCTGGTCCCGCACGGCCTATGCAGTGCTGCTCGCTGCCGCGCTGCTGTGGACGCTGGGGATTTTTGTGGCACCGGCGTTGCATGCCTCGGGAAATGACGCTGGAGCACTGATTTCCAGGCTGTTTTATGCCCCGGTATGTCATCAGCAGGTCGAACGTTCCTTTGCGGTGTTCAGCTGGCCGCTGTCGGTGTGTCACCGCTGCTCCGCCATCTATGTCGCGTTTACGCTCGTGCTGCTGGCATTTCCCTTTCTCCGGCGCTTCCCGTTTTTTGTTTCCCTTCCCTTGTCGCGGCTTGCTATATTTATACTTCCGATGCTGCTCGACTATGTGCTCGATGTGCTTGGACTGTGGAACAACAGCGGCATTTCACGCGCAATCTCGGGGAGCGTCGCCGGTGCGGGACTCGCGATTTTTGTCCTTCCCGCCTGGATGGAATTCTGGACTGCCAGGAAACGTCACCACACTGCAGACCATAAAGAGGTTGCCGAATGAATGATTTCGCTACTGCCAAACCGAGTAAGCTCGTTCCCGTTCTCATCGGGGGCGGTGCCATGGCCGTGACGGCCATTGTCCCCGGACTGAATTTCATCAACTGCGCCTGCTGCGCCGGCATCATGGGTGCGGCCGTCCTGGGCGTCTGGTTCTACAAGAAAAGTTTCCCGATGGATATGCCGTTCAACGTCGGCGACGGAGTGATCGTCGGGACGTTATCGGGACTGATCGCGGCCCCGCTGACCACGATGCTGCAGTTCATCATGATGGGTGCCGCCTCGGGCGATTTTGCGTATCAGCTGCAGGATGAGTTCGAGAAAGCATTTTCACAGGCCGAAATGCAGGCGACGGATCCCGCGGCCGTCGAACAGGTCCGCGAGGTCGTCATGCAGCTCGCGGCTACGCCGTTCATGCTTTTCCTTATCGGACTTGTGTTTTCCCTCATCGTTTTTGTTGGATTCGGTGCACTGGGCGGCCTCATCGGCGGCAACATTTTCAAGACCAAGATTATCCCGCAGCAGCCTGACGCGAACTGATCGCCCCCAGGCTGCGTAGAAGGGAGTATGTCTCCGGACATGTTCTTTCATCCAACGACCTGAGTTATCATGCGCATGCGAAGCCTTCTTGTATTTGTCCTTCTCCTGTTTCCCCTGGTACTGAACGCACAGCCGGGTCCCGTGGCCGGGAGTGATTTTACTGTCGTCTACAATCCGCCGGCATCCTCCCCGTTTGCTTCAGCCAGTGCGGTTACGCTGGTGTACGTGTTCGATTACTGGAACGTGCGCTACGGTACCCGTCTGGCACTGTGGCAAAACGTGCTCGATCCCGATACGTCACGCACCCACTATGCCCCGATGAAGAAGGAAGGGGAGAGCTGGACGGCGAAGATTCCTATTCCTGCGACGGCTGCGCTGCTGTCCTATGTCGTCACCGATGGCGAACATGTCGACGGGAATAACCAGAAGACCTGGGTGCGCTACGTCCTCGGTGCGGATGGCGAGCCGGTCAAGAACGCGCGTTTCTACAACCTTTCGTTTCTTGAACTGGCCCGGGAAAAAATCGGCGTTCAGATCAGGGAAGCGGAACGGGAGGTGACCAGCTATCCCGAAAATTTCCCCGCCTATCAACAATATTTCATGCTGCTGATGGAACAGGCGAAAGGGAGTCCGCGCACGCAGGAACGCATCGCGGCGCGCATTGATGGACTCGAAGAACAGTACGGCACGAATCCCGAGTTCCTCAACATGGCGGCGGAAGTCTGGTACTATGTGCTGCAGGATCAGCGGAAGGGACTCGAGTACCGTAAGCGCATCGAAGGTTCAAAGATGTGGCCGCAGGTGTTTGCGATGGCGGATCGCCAGAGCAAACAGGAAACCGCCGCCGAACGCGCAAAATATCATGTCGATCGCAGGAAGGAGTTGCAGGGTGCGGAACTGCCGGCATTCAATCTCAATAATGGCACGGGAGGAAAATCCGCGTTCCCGCGCAATAATGGTCGTCCCCTCATCATGCTGTTCTGGGCTTCGACCTCGGATAAATCCGGCAGCATGCTCGAGGCCCTGCGCGCGGCACTCGCCCCGTATCCCGCTGACGCTGTGGATGTCGTTGTGGTGAGCGTCGACCAGGATGAAGAGAAGGCCCTTAAGGCGTATCAGGAGAAACGGATGCCGTTTGAACTGCTGTTCAACCAGGGCAGCACGCTTTATATGCTGGGTGTCGACAGCATTCCAATCACGTACTTCGTGGATACGAAAAATATCGTACAGAATATCGTTGTGGGCTTTGACAGTGGCATTTCGGGCCGGCTGCGTAAGCTCGTCGACGGTTTGATGCGTTAACCTGAGTGGAGAGAACATGCCCACGTCGCGTATTATTGATATCAGCATCCCCCTCGACGAACAGACGCCATCCTATCCCGGCGATCCGGTGTTTTCGCGCACCCTGAAGGCAGCGATCAGCGAGGACGGCAGCGGGTACAATCTGTCGACCATCGAGATGAGCGCACATTCCGGTACGCATGTCGACGCCCCTGCACATTTCCTGGCCAGTGGAAAAACCATCGATCAAATTCCTGCGCGGCGCTGGCTTTCGCCCGCCGTCGTCATTGACTGTCCCTCACCCGGTCCCATCGAGCGTGATCAACTCGAACGCCAGGGCATCCGTACCGGCGATGCGGTACTCCTCAGGGCTAACGCCAGGCGTCCCGCTGACGCGGCGCCGGACGACTTTTCCGCTCTCACACGGGACGCGGCACGCTACCTGGTAAGCAGGAAAATCAATCTTGTAGGAATCGACGCGCTCTCCATCGAAAGCTACGACGATGCCGATTTTCCGGTACACAAGCGGCTGCTGCGGAATAACATCCTGATCATGGAGGGACTGCGCCTCGGCCATGTGCGTCCCGGTCGCTATTCTCTCATTGCCGCTCCGTTGCTGATCAGTGGCAGTGACGGCGCTCCGACGCGGGCGCTGCTCGTTTCACGCGATTGACTCGCGATTTCCCTTCCCCGTTTTCAGATTATTCTGTATTTTTTTCTGATGACCAGAAACAGCTCCCTGCTGTTTCTTTCCCCCATGAACATGAAGAATGAGGTACGGTCGATGATGTTTGTTTCGATGTCCCGGCAGACCCTGCGTGTCATGACCGCAGCGCTGTTCTGCCTTGCCACTATCCTCGCACCTGTACAGCTTTCCGCGCAGTCACATGCGGATGACGCGTTCACCACGGTGAATGCGTCCGAGCTGTTTCACTCCATAACCCCCGATGGGTTACGCAAAGCCGTACCCATCGCGTCTCCGCAGGCGTTGACCGTCGCGGTGCCCCTCGCATCGTTCCCGCGTCTGCGTGCTTCCGGGAATATGCTGCTTGCGGATTTCCCCATGCCTGACGGCACGACGGCGAACCTGGAACTGCGTGCCATGAAGCTCTTCAGTGACGACGCCATCGTCGTTACGCAGACGGCGCAGGGTGAACTGCGTCGTGCGCTTCCGGATATCCGCGCTTACCGCGGCAGCGTGCGCGGCGAAGAAGGCTCCTTTGTCTGGATGGCCGTCGAAGGCACTGCCATGACGGGCAGCGTTCTTCGTGACGGAGTCGAGTACAGTTTCACCACCCGACTGAACAACGCCCCGCAATCCGGAGACGAGCGCTTGCTCACCGTGTATGAAGCAACACCGGAGATGAAATCCTTCGACTGCGGTGTGGAAGATGATCTCTTTATCGAAGACTATCTTCGCGGCATGCCCAATGGAGCGGATGCGCAGATGATGAAGGCGGGGATGGATACGCTGGTTGCCCGTCTCGCCATCGATATCGACTACGAAGCCTTCCAGCATTACGGCGGCGTCTCAGAATCCGAGAATTACGTGTCCTCGCTCTTTACCGGCGTCATCGCCATTTACGAACGCGATGTTGCCGTGACGTTCGAGATTTCCTACATGCGCACATGGGAAACGGAAGATCCGTACAGTCCCGCCAGCGACAAGGCGGCGCTCAACACCTTTACCGAGTACTGGCGCGACAACATGGATAATGTCGATCGTACGCTGGCATCGCTCATTTCCCGCAAACCGATTTCTGCGAATGGCGTCACGCAGGGACTCGCCTGGGTGAATCAGCTCTGCAGCCGAACGCACGGCTACGCCTTCATCAAGCTCAGCGGCAACAATGGAAATATTGAAGGACATGCGGGTGTCTGGGCGCATGAGCTGGGACATAACTTCGGTTCCCCCCACACGCATGCCTGCGTCTGGAATCCCCCCATCGACAGCTGCTACACTGCGGAGCCGATTCGCAATAATCCTCCCTGTTTCAGCAGCAGTGACATCCACCTGATTCAGGGCGGCGGTGAGCTGATGAGTTACTGCCACATGCGCTTCGGAAACAAGAATGTGCACAAGGTGTTCAGGGATCGTGTCGGTGCACTGGTACGTGGGAACGCGGAGCGTGCGCTCTGCATGAATGTTACCAGCACCGTTCGTGCCCTCGAATTGCTCACGCCCAGCGGCGGCGAGGAAATCTGTGCCGGCATGCCGCTCACCATTACCTGGAGCGCGCAGGGCAACAACGATTTCTCGATACTGCTTTCGACGGATAACGGTGCGACCTGGGAAACGATACTGATCGATGACCTCTCCCGCATCGTGCGTTCGTGGGACTGGGTGATCCCCTCCGACTTCCCGGTGGGCGATACCTATCGCATCCGCATCATCGACAACAAGAATCCGGACCTGTCGGATCAGATGGAAGCCAGCTTCACCGTGAAGGAAGGGACGGTCATCACGGACCAGGTGTTCTGGCGCAATGTCTGCATCGGGGAAGGCGCATGGTTCTACGTGCACGCCACCGGTGCCGGAGAGCTGAGCTACCAGTGGAAGAAGAACGGTGAAAATATCGACGGGGAAACCGGCAACGAACTGCAGCTCCAAAACCTGCAGGAGGCCGACAACCTGTCGACGTAT
This genomic window contains:
- a CDS encoding redoxin domain-containing protein, coding for MRSLLVFVLLLFPLVLNAQPGPVAGSDFTVVYNPPASSPFASASAVTLVYVFDYWNVRYGTRLALWQNVLDPDTSRTHYAPMKKEGESWTAKIPIPATAALLSYVVTDGEHVDGNNQKTWVRYVLGADGEPVKNARFYNLSFLELAREKIGVQIREAEREVTSYPENFPAYQQYFMLLMEQAKGSPRTQERIAARIDGLEEQYGTNPEFLNMAAEVWYYVLQDQRKGLEYRKRIEGSKMWPQVFAMADRQSKQETAAERAKYHVDRRKELQGAELPAFNLNNGTGGKSAFPRNNGRPLIMLFWASTSDKSGSMLEALRAALAPYPADAVDVVVVSVDQDEEKALKAYQEKRMPFELLFNQGSTLYMLGVDSIPITYFVDTKNIVQNIVVGFDSGISGRLRKLVDGLMR
- a CDS encoding tetratricopeptide repeat protein encodes the protein MSIYDYDDFQDDWDDPEGGKHGRFSDMDTSDLLDAARQGSLSVDTIEEIAGYHLEKQNFDDALKFLEILTERTPYSAEAWERKGMVLNNLGRYEQALEAFEQAEGLNPADLELLINKGITLDNLGDIEAAMLCFDTALAMDPENDEALFSKGLALEHSGAYHDAIEVFMQLVGRDPEHKDAWYELGYCYDFSDQLKDSLRCYDRAIDLAPFNANAWYNRGIILNRMGAWRRALDSYDYALAIEEEFASAWYNRGNTCANLRWFPEAISCFRKTIELEPNDMHAWHNLGNALEESERYSEAVQAYTRAITLAPHNADSIYGRGSAFESLNDFENALLDYTMAVRLSPDALDVWYAKADVEFELGRFEDAITSFSNVLRIEPQNATAWVDFAEINLEAGKYDECVLAAGKAVELGDRLPEAYFFLAQAHLLRNDDGSANDALDRLQHIAPDGKDSDGNPLPALRSDHFPMLPFTGRKGE
- a CDS encoding thioredoxin fold domain-containing protein, producing the protein MRFTLIAVGLATIAVAALLWPTAGSNLAADDVDWLGYGDAVARAGKENKTVLVDVYTDWCGWCKKMDRDVYGDSDVQKYLAEYYVAAKLDAESATTHNVQGKKATEREIARAYGVTGYPATIFLNEKGETITILSGYVQKERFLLVLEYIHERIYEHQGWEDFLSSRDK
- a CDS encoding cyclase family protein, encoding MPTSRIIDISIPLDEQTPSYPGDPVFSRTLKAAISEDGSGYNLSTIEMSAHSGTHVDAPAHFLASGKTIDQIPARRWLSPAVVIDCPSPGPIERDQLERQGIRTGDAVLLRANARRPADAAPDDFSALTRDAARYLVSRKINLVGIDALSIESYDDADFPVHKRLLRNNILIMEGLRLGHVRPGRYSLIAAPLLISGSDGAPTRALLVSRD
- a CDS encoding T9SS type A sorting domain-containing protein, translating into MTRNSSLLFLSPMNMKNEVRSMMFVSMSRQTLRVMTAALFCLATILAPVQLSAQSHADDAFTTVNASELFHSITPDGLRKAVPIASPQALTVAVPLASFPRLRASGNMLLADFPMPDGTTANLELRAMKLFSDDAIVVTQTAQGELRRALPDIRAYRGSVRGEEGSFVWMAVEGTAMTGSVLRDGVEYSFTTRLNNAPQSGDERLLTVYEATPEMKSFDCGVEDDLFIEDYLRGMPNGADAQMMKAGMDTLVARLAIDIDYEAFQHYGGVSESENYVSSLFTGVIAIYERDVAVTFEISYMRTWETEDPYSPASDKAALNTFTEYWRDNMDNVDRTLASLISRKPISANGVTQGLAWVNQLCSRTHGYAFIKLSGNNGNIEGHAGVWAHELGHNFGSPHTHACVWNPPIDSCYTAEPIRNNPPCFSSSDIHLIQGGGELMSYCHMRFGNKNVHKVFRDRVGALVRGNAERALCMNVTSTVRALELLTPSGGEEICAGMPLTITWSAQGNNDFSILLSTDNGATWETILIDDLSRIVRSWDWVIPSDFPVGDTYRIRIIDNKNPDLSDQMEASFTVKEGTVITDQVFWRNVCIGEGAWFYVHATGAGELSYQWKKNGENIDGETGNELQLQNLQEADNLSTYTCAITGDCGTIESEPALLKVFTTAVIVQDLVHDTACLGGSGRFEVVAEGSNLTYKWYFRSPTGVNRTLENDSSVLIIQNVTQDDYGAYWCNVNSSCGQSTTMTRFLMVPTTAVTVLDPAKRNMEIPAGSQFEIRWKQYCLNSVKIELSVDGAANWTEITGSADANAGSYIWNVPTENSDRCYLRISSADDGSVFGTSEQFKIKDMPVREYALPSVGFSWVAVGTPSERPLGIANTGRGDLEVTSTEIIGTTEVVLKNAAPFTITPGSDYELMLEYTPAAAAPMEGQLVIRHNAVGSPDTLEIFGEGYIASSADGPAHQLRLELAQNWPNPVSLSNGALTQIRYDLTRRSGVSLTLYNTLGQQVRTLSSGTQEAGRHLLTIDLSGLPTGMYIYRLAAGDAAVSRMLQLIR
- a CDS encoding DUF2085 domain-containing protein; this translates as MNASTNTRAGKISSPPATSEISRWSRTAYAVLLAAALLWTLGIFVAPALHASGNDAGALISRLFYAPVCHQQVERSFAVFSWPLSVCHRCSAIYVAFTLVLLAFPFLRRFPFFVSLPLSRLAIFILPMLLDYVLDVLGLWNNSGISRAISGSVAGAGLAIFVLPAWMEFWTARKRHHTADHKEVAE